The following coding sequences lie in one Saccharopolyspora hordei genomic window:
- a CDS encoding HNH endonuclease, with translation MDETVVQSFLCGEDLMRAKAVAIARSAFSQAWAMFSSDTRKYGGNTGYDDILGVQYVYDSRVANYRRVKVGDLVVLRDETGVQGVGRIHQIDRLDHVTKTRRVCPGCGSGRFEKRMRQTRRFRCRTTGCRMEFDQPAEKQVQVTQFIAHYGGYWRALDGAIDSGRIKVAFLDAAKQNAIRPVDPIKLKEMLAELSIPLPPKLPEKSESPQKPPHGGRRLVLTKARYGQEAFRQELLKRYGAVCAVTGPCPTDVLEAAHLRPFAEHETHDLDEGVLLRADVHRLYDNNLLAVDPESWTVVLAPSLRDYSEYAKLSGVQFVRGPSPEAVKKRFDEVRALWFS, from the coding sequence TTGGACGAAACAGTGGTTCAGTCCTTTCTTTGTGGCGAAGACTTGATGCGCGCGAAAGCTGTTGCCATCGCCAGATCTGCTTTTTCTCAGGCATGGGCGATGTTCTCGTCGGACACCCGAAAGTACGGTGGGAACACTGGGTACGACGACATTCTCGGCGTGCAATACGTCTACGACAGCAGGGTCGCCAACTATCGCAGAGTAAAGGTTGGTGACCTCGTGGTCCTCCGCGATGAGACAGGCGTGCAGGGCGTCGGTCGGATCCATCAGATCGATCGGCTGGACCACGTGACGAAGACGCGGCGCGTTTGCCCGGGGTGTGGATCCGGTCGGTTCGAGAAACGAATGAGGCAAACTCGCAGATTCCGCTGTCGGACGACTGGGTGTCGCATGGAGTTCGATCAACCAGCCGAGAAGCAGGTGCAAGTCACCCAGTTCATCGCACATTACGGTGGGTACTGGCGTGCGCTTGACGGCGCGATCGATTCAGGGCGGATCAAGGTCGCCTTCCTTGACGCTGCCAAACAGAATGCGATTCGCCCCGTCGATCCGATCAAGCTGAAGGAGATGCTGGCTGAACTGTCGATACCTCTGCCGCCTAAGCTGCCCGAGAAGAGCGAATCTCCGCAAAAGCCTCCTCATGGTGGACGCCGTCTCGTTTTGACCAAAGCCCGCTACGGGCAAGAGGCGTTCCGTCAGGAATTGCTGAAGAGGTACGGGGCCGTGTGTGCGGTGACGGGCCCCTGCCCGACAGACGTGTTAGAGGCTGCTCACCTCAGGCCGTTCGCCGAGCACGAGACGCATGATCTCGATGAAGGCGTGCTCCTGCGAGCGGATGTGCACCGGCTTTACGACAACAACTTGTTAGCGGTTGATCCGGAGTCGTGGACGGTGGTGCTCGCCCCGTCGCTGAGGGACTACTCTGAATATGCCAAGCTTTCCGGTGTTCAATTTGTCCGAGGTCCCAGTCCGGAGGCGGTCAAAAAGCGATTCGACGAGGTGAGAGCTTTGTGGTTTTCGTGA
- a CDS encoding transposase family protein, which translates to MITYRATLDVADELALYLSRLLVAERRRRGTRRGRRVLTPFQQAVLGLRWFRHRTPIPVLARDHRISRATGYRYIDEVITVLAAQAPDLHQALMDAARRGVPHVILDGTLITCDRLGEKTVSKKGRQVHRWFSGKHQRHGGTVLLLTDHTGFPLWSSPVEPGRVHDLTAAEHHVLGALYWAASQLRLPTLADGGFQGAGIGVHTPVKHSKSAPRRSPLHPDNRTYNTLLTSLRAQGERGIALLTQRWRTLQHITTSPRKITAILQAALTLTHHEHNQPH; encoded by the coding sequence GTGATCACCTATCGTGCCACGCTCGATGTCGCTGACGAACTCGCCCTCTACCTCAGCCGGCTGCTGGTGGCCGAACGCCGGCGCCGCGGCACCCGGCGCGGGCGGCGGGTGTTGACGCCGTTCCAGCAGGCCGTACTCGGGTTGCGGTGGTTTCGTCACCGGACTCCGATCCCGGTGTTGGCCCGGGATCACCGCATCTCACGGGCCACCGGTTACCGCTACATCGACGAGGTCATCACGGTGCTGGCGGCTCAGGCCCCTGACCTGCACCAAGCCCTGATGGATGCGGCGCGGCGCGGGGTGCCGCACGTCATCCTCGACGGCACCCTGATCACCTGTGACCGGCTGGGTGAGAAGACCGTCAGCAAAAAGGGCCGCCAGGTCCACCGGTGGTTCTCCGGCAAGCACCAGCGTCACGGCGGCACCGTCCTACTGCTGACCGACCACACCGGCTTCCCGCTGTGGTCCTCCCCCGTCGAGCCAGGCAGGGTGCACGATCTCACCGCCGCCGAACACCACGTGCTCGGAGCGCTGTACTGGGCCGCCTCCCAGCTGCGGTTGCCGACCCTGGCCGACGGCGGATTCCAAGGCGCCGGGATCGGAGTGCACACCCCGGTCAAACACAGCAAAAGCGCCCCCCGACGCAGCCCGCTGCACCCCGACAACCGCACCTACAACACCCTGCTCACAAGCCTCCGAGCCCAAGGCGAACGCGGCATCGCGCTGTTGACCCAACGCTGGCGCACCCTGCAACACATCACCACCAGCCCCCGCAAAATCACCGCCATCCTCCAAGCCGCCCTCACCCTCACCCACCACGAACACAACCAACCCCACTGA
- a CDS encoding very short patch repair endonuclease yields the protein MESWASSPASREVMRGNRGRDTRPELALRSAVHALGLRYRVSVRPIKSIRRTADIVFTKLKIAVFLDGCFWHGCPAHYRPASGSNADFWREKIETNVQRDADTNRLLAEAGWEVVRIWEHEDPASAAAKIREIVVTRRSQRQ from the coding sequence GTGGAATCGTGGGCGAGCAGTCCCGCATCCAGGGAAGTGATGCGCGGCAACCGTGGCCGGGACACGCGTCCCGAGCTTGCCCTGCGTTCGGCTGTCCACGCGCTCGGATTGAGATACCGGGTATCCGTACGGCCGATCAAAAGCATCCGACGGACCGCTGATATCGTATTTACCAAGCTGAAAATTGCTGTCTTCCTTGACGGGTGTTTTTGGCACGGCTGCCCCGCACACTATCGACCAGCGAGCGGAAGCAACGCAGATTTTTGGCGCGAGAAGATCGAAACCAACGTCCAGCGCGATGCGGATACCAATAGATTACTCGCCGAGGCTGGTTGGGAAGTTGTACGCATTTGGGAGCATGAGGATCCAGCGAGCGCTGCCGCGAAGATCCGCGAGATCGTTGTGACCAGGCGGTCACAACGACAGTGA
- a CDS encoding ATP-binding protein, with protein MTDQPRTLDLTPSPRLLEVLGDIPYTIWQCIAELVDNAFDNFRKIDTGDPREICVTLPKPTTEDWDAAEITVADTGTGMSTDQLQNALRAGYSDNDRYGSLGLFGMGFNIATARLGRITTVKTTQAGEETWTSVTIDFHEMQRSGSFAVNVTQTLKDDPEMHGTEFTVSRLQESTISALRKSNTIGTVRNKLADVYSVLLREGEAIPGIETSAGMNNPASLYINDKKVLPSRPCVWSPSRTTQYEGVEVAAVRAIDHELAPARACQECGHWHPEHYTAEECASCGRRKLELRERRIYGWLGVRRYLDSNFGISFIRNGRKILTDDRSLFSWENPDTGEQSVEYPLEPPANQGRIVGEIHLDHVPVTYQKNDFERGSHWATAVNYLRGIGPIRPQYAKRHGYEPNTSPLGLLVRAFQKNDPGVKYLTPGDGSKAMHEKAREWARAFNKGEPEFQSDEKWYQQAAKHDAIKHGTLEQDSTAEQELEKLKRETGLPLSPNHDSRSTPQAPRPVPELAESEDTRFRRYQENSVELVELDGKITFEETSRQLKVYSTASRLRGAAGEDVPTVTRTQAGGVLTVFVNSTHPIFTEYGHRVHDHALWAAAETLRAHAESRAPLARVVAEIIRSFPDLRLTARTLHDRADTLLARVQEATAQSFSDDPEAAWSVLTPTLKTDAESAALQKNSAIDWANVTKTSEFFDYLGYEAFARITEVLPERMLDGQVFRTSWQSWTDERVRNRAVTRLARLLADIGEFVSASPRPHSREMQRIQLILDELYDQVEERA; from the coding sequence TTGACTGATCAGCCCCGCACCCTCGACCTCACGCCTTCTCCTCGATTGCTCGAGGTACTCGGCGACATACCTTACACGATCTGGCAGTGCATCGCCGAGCTTGTGGACAACGCATTTGACAACTTCCGCAAGATTGACACCGGCGACCCTCGCGAGATCTGCGTAACACTCCCCAAGCCGACGACTGAAGATTGGGACGCTGCGGAGATCACTGTGGCCGACACGGGCACGGGAATGTCAACGGATCAACTCCAGAACGCCTTGCGAGCCGGCTACTCGGACAACGACCGGTACGGCTCTCTCGGGCTGTTCGGCATGGGCTTCAACATCGCGACCGCTCGGCTTGGCAGGATCACGACGGTCAAGACGACCCAGGCGGGCGAGGAAACCTGGACCTCGGTGACGATCGACTTTCACGAGATGCAGCGATCGGGCAGCTTCGCGGTCAACGTCACCCAGACCCTTAAAGACGACCCAGAGATGCACGGCACCGAGTTCACCGTCTCTCGACTGCAGGAGAGCACCATCTCCGCCCTGCGCAAGTCGAACACCATCGGGACGGTGCGTAACAAGCTCGCGGACGTTTACAGCGTTCTGCTCCGGGAGGGCGAGGCCATCCCGGGGATCGAGACCTCCGCCGGCATGAACAACCCGGCCTCCCTGTACATCAATGACAAGAAGGTATTGCCCTCCAGGCCGTGCGTCTGGTCCCCCAGCCGCACTACCCAGTACGAAGGTGTCGAGGTCGCCGCCGTGCGCGCGATCGATCATGAGTTGGCACCGGCACGCGCATGCCAGGAGTGCGGGCACTGGCATCCGGAGCACTACACCGCCGAAGAGTGCGCGTCCTGCGGGCGGCGGAAGCTCGAGCTCCGGGAACGCCGGATCTACGGCTGGCTCGGCGTGCGGCGGTACCTCGACTCGAACTTCGGGATCTCCTTCATTCGCAACGGAAGGAAGATCCTGACCGATGATCGCAGCCTCTTCTCGTGGGAGAACCCCGACACCGGCGAGCAATCCGTTGAGTACCCGCTGGAACCCCCGGCGAACCAAGGACGCATCGTCGGGGAAATCCATCTCGACCACGTCCCCGTCACCTACCAGAAGAATGATTTCGAACGCGGCAGCCACTGGGCCACCGCCGTGAATTACCTGCGAGGCATCGGCCCGATCCGGCCGCAGTACGCGAAGCGCCACGGGTACGAACCGAACACATCACCGCTCGGCCTCCTCGTCCGCGCGTTCCAGAAGAATGACCCTGGGGTGAAGTACCTCACCCCAGGCGACGGGTCCAAGGCGATGCACGAGAAGGCACGCGAATGGGCACGGGCGTTTAACAAAGGTGAGCCCGAATTCCAGTCGGACGAGAAGTGGTACCAACAGGCCGCAAAGCACGACGCGATCAAGCACGGGACGCTGGAGCAGGACAGCACTGCTGAGCAAGAGCTGGAGAAGCTCAAGCGGGAGACAGGGCTCCCCCTGTCACCCAACCACGACTCACGCTCGACTCCGCAGGCCCCGCGACCCGTCCCGGAGCTTGCGGAGTCCGAGGACACGAGGTTCCGCCGCTACCAGGAGAACTCCGTCGAGTTGGTTGAGCTCGACGGCAAGATCACCTTTGAAGAGACTTCGCGGCAGCTGAAGGTCTACAGCACAGCATCGCGGCTCCGCGGAGCTGCCGGGGAGGACGTCCCGACGGTCACGAGGACCCAGGCCGGCGGGGTGCTCACGGTGTTCGTGAACAGCACTCACCCCATCTTCACCGAGTACGGGCACCGGGTGCACGACCACGCGTTGTGGGCGGCCGCGGAGACGTTGCGAGCGCACGCGGAATCACGCGCCCCCTTGGCCCGCGTGGTCGCTGAGATCATCCGATCATTCCCCGACCTCCGCCTGACAGCTCGAACCCTTCACGATCGAGCTGACACGCTCCTGGCGCGTGTGCAGGAAGCGACCGCTCAATCCTTCTCTGACGATCCAGAAGCCGCGTGGTCCGTGCTCACGCCCACGCTGAAGACGGACGCGGAATCGGCGGCTCTTCAGAAGAACTCAGCCATCGATTGGGCAAACGTCACGAAGACCTCGGAGTTCTTTGACTACCTGGGTTACGAAGCATTCGCACGGATCACCGAGGTTCTGCCCGAGCGGATGCTGGACGGTCAAGTGTTCCGCACGTCGTGGCAAAGCTGGACGGATGAGCGCGTCCGCAACCGCGCTGTGACTAGGCTCGCGCGCTTGCTCGCCGACATCGGCGAGTTCGTGTCGGCTTCCCCTAGACCGCACTCTAGGGAGATGCAGCGCATCCAACTGATTTTAGACGAGCTGTACGACCAGGTCGAGGAGCGCGCGTGA
- a CDS encoding DEAD/DEAH box helicase family protein, producing MNPSFVSPEILFAGGPSGLTRALERLLLHLDFEDAVVIDGSGDNGGDLLGIDREGKKWVFQAKWKKHSAVDTAAIKEVVEAQVRYRADKVAVVTNTRYARSAVALKDELARVGTHVYLWTGQTLQKLYDAIATERLARRELRPYQSTAFEKLISDLSSTGRALLFLATGLGKTVVGGEVLAWYLSRKPDAKILAVAHMKELVEQLERALWQHIPKDVRTQLLTGDHRPDDLRGITCATVESALHHVKSGYRPDLVMVDEAHHVGADGNYSRLLDAVSSAAQFGVTATPWRGDSFDLSSRFGPTSYALGIEEGMRLGYLAEVRYRLFADNIDWDFIRQNSKYDYSLKDLNAKLFLPQRDEAIRDELINTWARTKNPRAIVFCRTVAHAERMASLLGQVSQWRGAQAIHAQLPSRERKERLLNFRSGEVPILTAVDILNEGVDVPDVNILCFARVTHSRRIFVQQLGRGLRLRPGKEHVEVLDFVSDLRRVAAVLRMRQKVTETDPETLHIPAARNQFEFSDQNAGDFLTEWLRDAADLETRTDDSRLSFPDPNYVE from the coding sequence GTGAACCCGTCGTTCGTCTCCCCGGAGATCCTCTTCGCGGGCGGGCCATCAGGCTTGACACGGGCGCTGGAACGCCTTCTGCTGCATCTGGACTTCGAGGACGCGGTCGTCATCGACGGCTCAGGCGACAACGGCGGCGACCTCCTGGGAATCGACAGGGAAGGGAAGAAGTGGGTCTTCCAAGCGAAGTGGAAGAAGCACAGCGCGGTAGACACCGCCGCGATCAAGGAGGTTGTCGAGGCTCAAGTCCGCTACCGCGCTGACAAGGTCGCCGTGGTGACCAACACCCGCTACGCCCGCTCGGCCGTCGCACTCAAGGACGAACTCGCGAGGGTGGGGACGCATGTTTACCTCTGGACCGGCCAAACGCTCCAGAAGCTCTACGACGCGATCGCTACCGAACGCCTCGCCCGCCGTGAACTGCGCCCCTATCAATCAACAGCGTTTGAAAAGTTGATTTCGGATTTGTCTTCGACCGGTAGGGCACTGCTCTTCCTCGCCACGGGGCTGGGAAAGACTGTGGTCGGTGGCGAAGTTCTCGCGTGGTATCTGTCGCGGAAACCTGATGCCAAAATCCTGGCGGTAGCGCACATGAAGGAATTGGTAGAGCAGCTAGAAAGGGCGCTCTGGCAGCACATCCCAAAAGATGTCCGCACGCAGTTGCTGACGGGGGACCACCGTCCCGACGACCTCCGCGGCATCACGTGCGCCACCGTCGAATCCGCACTGCACCACGTGAAGTCCGGGTACCGTCCAGACCTCGTGATGGTGGATGAAGCTCACCACGTCGGTGCGGATGGTAACTACTCGAGGCTGCTCGACGCGGTCTCGAGCGCTGCCCAGTTCGGAGTGACCGCCACCCCCTGGCGCGGGGACAGCTTCGACCTGTCATCACGGTTCGGCCCCACCAGCTACGCGTTGGGAATTGAGGAGGGCATGCGCCTCGGGTACCTCGCGGAGGTGCGCTACCGACTCTTCGCCGACAACATCGACTGGGACTTCATCAGGCAGAACAGCAAGTACGATTACTCCCTCAAGGACCTCAACGCAAAGCTCTTCCTGCCTCAGCGCGACGAGGCCATTCGAGATGAACTGATCAACACTTGGGCTCGGACGAAGAACCCGCGCGCGATCGTCTTCTGCCGCACCGTGGCTCACGCAGAGCGGATGGCCAGCCTGCTGGGCCAGGTTAGCCAGTGGCGCGGGGCGCAAGCCATCCACGCCCAGCTGCCGTCTCGGGAGCGGAAAGAACGGCTTCTAAACTTCCGGTCCGGCGAGGTGCCAATTCTCACGGCCGTCGACATCCTGAACGAGGGCGTGGACGTGCCTGACGTCAACATCCTCTGCTTCGCCCGAGTGACCCACTCGCGCCGGATCTTTGTGCAGCAGCTGGGACGCGGCCTTCGCCTGCGTCCGGGAAAGGAGCACGTCGAGGTCCTGGACTTTGTCAGCGACCTGCGCCGGGTGGCTGCGGTGCTGCGGATGAGGCAGAAGGTGACGGAGACCGATCCGGAAACCTTGCACATCCCCGCCGCCCGAAATCAATTTGAGTTCAGCGACCAGAACGCGGGTGACTTCCTCACGGAGTGGCTGCGCGACGCCGCCGACTTGGAGACGCGCACCGACGACTCTCGCTTGTCCTTCCCCGACCCTAATTACGTGGAGTAG
- a CDS encoding DNA (cytosine-5-)-methyltransferase: MPTSVEIFAGGGGMALGTRLSGFRHAQLVEWDAAACRVLRHNASEQPELWKPDTVRETDVRAWLSEVDSLNLTEIDLVAGGPPCQPFSTGGLAAGHEDPRNMFSSAIETVRKLAPKLVLFENVPGLLRESFKPYYEYLQNWLSRPEINPRPGELWTDHADRIARSRTSGLRYRVYPEVINAADLGVPQARKRVLLIGIRSDITGAETWKKISTSHSREELLRSQWVTGEYWEEHCVPTSDRPETPSPRDRRTVDLLRQGQLLPEGERWRTVRDAIKGLPTPVDGVPDDTFDSHVGIPGARVYKGHTGSAIDAPSKTIKAGVHGVCGGEAMIRWNDDSLRYLTVRESARVQSFPDSYQFSPLSRTSAMRVLGNAVAVDVAKEATSQLAAHIGLELDPIEI; this comes from the coding sequence GTGCCCACGTCAGTTGAAATCTTTGCCGGTGGCGGCGGTATGGCCCTCGGGACACGCTTGAGCGGATTCCGCCATGCTCAACTAGTGGAGTGGGATGCCGCTGCCTGCCGCGTGCTGCGCCACAACGCCAGCGAGCAACCCGAGCTGTGGAAACCTGACACGGTGCGCGAGACGGACGTCCGCGCCTGGCTCTCAGAGGTCGACTCGCTCAATTTGACTGAGATCGACCTGGTCGCTGGCGGGCCGCCGTGTCAGCCCTTTTCCACGGGCGGACTGGCGGCGGGCCATGAGGATCCGCGAAACATGTTCTCATCTGCGATCGAAACAGTCCGGAAGCTCGCCCCCAAGCTTGTTCTTTTCGAGAACGTTCCTGGACTTTTGCGGGAGAGCTTCAAGCCGTACTACGAGTACCTGCAGAACTGGCTGAGTCGACCGGAGATCAATCCACGTCCCGGCGAGTTGTGGACCGACCACGCTGACCGAATCGCACGCAGTCGAACCTCCGGTCTTCGCTACCGCGTGTACCCGGAGGTCATCAACGCAGCTGACCTCGGAGTCCCCCAAGCCCGCAAGAGAGTTTTGTTGATTGGAATCCGCTCTGACATCACTGGAGCGGAGACTTGGAAGAAGATTTCCACCAGTCACTCACGGGAAGAGCTATTGCGCTCCCAGTGGGTGACCGGAGAGTACTGGGAAGAACACTGCGTGCCCACGTCCGATCGTCCGGAAACCCCTAGCCCTAGGGATCGGCGCACAGTAGACCTCCTACGCCAAGGCCAACTTCTCCCGGAGGGAGAACGCTGGAGAACGGTTCGCGACGCGATCAAGGGTCTTCCCACGCCAGTTGACGGTGTTCCCGACGACACCTTTGACAGTCACGTCGGGATCCCGGGCGCGCGCGTATACAAGGGTCACACCGGGAGCGCGATCGATGCTCCTTCCAAGACGATCAAAGCTGGCGTGCATGGCGTGTGCGGTGGCGAGGCGATGATCCGCTGGAATGACGATTCACTGCGGTACTTGACGGTCAGGGAATCCGCCCGCGTGCAATCATTCCCTGATTCGTATCAGTTCTCCCCTCTGTCCCGCACAAGCGCCATGCGTGTCCTGGGGAATGCTGTCGCCGTTGATGTGGCCAAAGAGGCTACTTCGCAGCTCGCTGCCCACATCGGACTCGAACTCGACCCCATAGAAATCTGA
- a CDS encoding nucleoside hydrolase yields the protein MPETIPLVIDTDTAQDDCIALLAGLLDPRAELRAVTMVAGNVGFDHQVRNAFLTLNAAGRLGEVPVHLGCRRPLVRPWEGAEDVHGDGAGGLTMDLTGCDPDPEHAVDALVRLAAENPGELAVVAIGPLTNIASAAAKDPDFVHNVGTLYVMGGSNNGRGNITAAAEFNFYVDPEAAKAVFAAGFEIVVVPWAPLTLDQAVFDQPKLDEIAALGTPLSDFFTRVCAATLEFDRSVGIDGTTHPDSLTTALLLHPDLVTRSARYHVDVETAGELTRGYAAMSWGVHGLEPNATVIEEIDAPAFYAYIKNLLATKTEPARPMA from the coding sequence ATGCCCGAGACCATCCCGCTGGTGATCGACACCGACACGGCGCAGGACGACTGCATCGCGCTGCTCGCGGGTCTGCTCGACCCGCGCGCCGAGCTGCGTGCCGTGACGATGGTGGCGGGCAACGTCGGCTTCGACCACCAGGTCCGCAACGCGTTCCTGACCCTGAACGCGGCCGGCCGGCTCGGCGAGGTGCCGGTCCACCTGGGCTGCCGCCGCCCGCTGGTGCGGCCGTGGGAGGGCGCGGAGGACGTGCACGGTGACGGCGCGGGCGGTCTGACGATGGACCTGACCGGCTGCGACCCCGATCCCGAGCACGCGGTGGACGCGCTGGTCAGGCTGGCGGCGGAGAACCCCGGCGAGCTCGCCGTCGTCGCCATCGGCCCGCTGACCAACATCGCGAGCGCGGCGGCCAAGGACCCGGACTTCGTCCACAACGTCGGAACCCTCTACGTGATGGGCGGTTCCAACAACGGCCGCGGCAACATCACCGCGGCGGCCGAGTTCAACTTCTACGTGGACCCGGAGGCGGCGAAGGCGGTGTTCGCGGCCGGCTTCGAGATCGTGGTGGTCCCGTGGGCGCCGCTCACGCTCGACCAAGCGGTGTTCGACCAGCCGAAGCTGGACGAGATCGCCGCCCTCGGCACCCCGCTGAGCGACTTCTTCACCCGGGTCTGCGCGGCGACCCTGGAGTTCGACCGCAGCGTCGGCATCGACGGCACCACCCACCCGGACTCGCTGACCACGGCCCTCCTGCTGCACCCCGACCTGGTCACCCGCAGCGCCCGCTACCACGTCGACGTCGAAACGGCCGGCGAACTCACCCGCGGCTACGCGGCCATGTCCTGGGGCGTCCACGGCCTGGAACCCAACGCCACGGTCATCGAGGAGATCGACGCCCCCGCGTTCTACGCCTACATCAAGAACCTCCTCGCCACGAAGACGGAACCGGCCCGACCGATGGCGTGA
- a CDS encoding peroxidase-related enzyme (This protein belongs to a clade of uncharacterized proteins related to peroxidases such as the alkylhydroperoxidase AhpD.): MTTASSVRADAVLAELRPDVRELTANVDTAVLRPDGESVLDRADRVRIALRVALVHDQPDLAGELAAELDALVGEGAADVVRDTERWAELSEEQQALLAHCELVALDPADVSVAEVGELRAQGLSTAQVVAAAQLVAATSFRVRLGRGLELAGSADAVPDAAPATTIAVGATADGCELPTPDEAFPPMRWVPWVEADSFDEALAHDPAAREACSALYNAVMTAPSELSPADRELAALAASLRTGCALSAGMHGRRQVELSGDQVTAVALAEAGPAAVPDPRQRAIVDAAAALAPTPAALTAAHLGRLRAVGLSADGVRDLVAVAAMTAWTNRLAMTLGNATTRDPDW, encoded by the coding sequence ATGACGACCGCAAGCAGTGTCCGCGCCGATGCGGTGCTGGCCGAGCTCCGACCGGACGTGCGCGAGCTGACCGCGAACGTCGACACCGCGGTGCTCCGCCCGGACGGCGAGTCCGTCCTGGACCGGGCCGACCGCGTCCGCATCGCGCTCCGCGTCGCGCTGGTGCACGACCAGCCGGACCTCGCCGGCGAGCTCGCGGCGGAGCTCGACGCGCTGGTCGGCGAGGGCGCCGCCGACGTCGTCCGGGACACCGAGCGCTGGGCGGAGCTGTCGGAGGAGCAGCAGGCGCTGCTCGCGCACTGCGAGCTGGTCGCGCTGGACCCGGCGGACGTGAGCGTCGCCGAGGTCGGCGAGCTGCGGGCGCAGGGCCTCAGCACCGCGCAGGTCGTGGCGGCCGCCCAGCTGGTGGCGGCCACCAGCTTCCGGGTCCGGCTGGGGCGCGGGCTGGAGCTGGCCGGCAGCGCCGACGCCGTGCCGGACGCCGCACCGGCCACCACGATCGCGGTCGGGGCCACCGCGGACGGCTGCGAGCTGCCGACCCCGGACGAGGCCTTCCCGCCGATGCGCTGGGTCCCGTGGGTGGAGGCCGACTCCTTCGACGAGGCCCTGGCGCACGACCCGGCGGCGCGGGAGGCCTGCAGCGCGCTCTACAACGCGGTCATGACCGCGCCGAGCGAGCTCTCCCCCGCCGACCGCGAACTGGCCGCCCTCGCCGCGTCGCTGCGCACCGGCTGCGCGCTGTCCGCCGGCATGCACGGCCGTCGCCAGGTCGAGCTGTCCGGGGACCAGGTGACCGCGGTGGCCCTGGCCGAGGCCGGCCCCGCCGCGGTCCCGGACCCGCGCCAGCGCGCGATCGTCGACGCGGCCGCCGCGCTCGCCCCCACCCCGGCGGCGCTGACCGCGGCGCACCTCGGTCGGCTGCGCGCGGTCGGGCTGAGCGCGGACGGCGTCCGCGACCTGGTCGCGGTGGCGGCCATGACGGCCTGGACCAACCGCCTGGCGATGACCCTCGGCAACGCCACCACCCGCGACCCGGACTGGTGA
- a CDS encoding dienelactone hydrolase family protein: MVQIATEPVVVQTPGGDLEGDLVVPPPARAVVLFAHGSGSSRHSPRNRAVAESLQSAGFGTMLLDLLTPEEAKFDQRTQQLRFDIDLLADRLVPAIDELGAWSATRGMPVGLFGASTGAAAALKAAGRRPDRVGAVVSRGGRPDLAGEGLDLVRAPTLLIVGCNDREVLNLNRQAMQLLTALPLADVKLEIVPHAGHLFEEPGALERVAELAADWFRHYLGAGVERPTGPDGGHWKPPEPRRRPPA; this comes from the coding sequence ATGGTTCAGATCGCGACCGAGCCGGTGGTCGTGCAGACCCCCGGAGGTGACCTCGAAGGGGATCTCGTCGTGCCACCGCCCGCTCGGGCGGTGGTCCTGTTCGCGCACGGTTCCGGGAGCTCTCGGCACAGCCCCCGCAATCGCGCTGTCGCGGAGTCGCTGCAGAGCGCCGGGTTCGGCACGATGCTGCTCGACCTGCTCACTCCCGAGGAGGCGAAGTTCGACCAGCGGACGCAGCAGCTCCGCTTCGACATCGACCTGCTCGCCGACCGCCTGGTGCCCGCGATCGACGAGCTCGGAGCTTGGTCGGCGACCCGAGGCATGCCGGTCGGGTTGTTCGGCGCCAGCACCGGTGCGGCCGCCGCGCTCAAGGCCGCCGGACGCCGACCGGACCGCGTCGGCGCCGTGGTCTCGCGCGGCGGTCGCCCGGACCTCGCCGGCGAGGGCCTGGACCTGGTGCGGGCCCCGACGCTGCTCATCGTCGGCTGCAACGACCGCGAGGTGCTCAACCTCAACCGCCAGGCGATGCAGCTGCTCACCGCGCTCCCGCTGGCCGACGTCAAGCTCGAGATCGTGCCGCACGCCGGACACCTGTTCGAGGAGCCCGGTGCGCTGGAGCGCGTCGCGGAGCTGGCCGCCGACTGGTTCCGCCACTACCTCGGCGCCGGGGTGGAGCGCCCGACCGGTCCGGACGGCGGCCACTGGAAGCCCCCGGAGCCGCGCCGCCGACCACCGGCCTAG